Proteins encoded within one genomic window of Longimicrobium sp.:
- a CDS encoding STAS domain-containing protein — protein MSFHTSKNNGVVVVDVDGQLIVGNRQELKQKVLDELEGGERKFLIDFSNTGYIDSSGLGVLVSLSKKIREQGGELRLANLNEDLRTLFELTKLDTLFNIADTREAALTGF, from the coding sequence ATGAGCTTCCACACGAGCAAGAACAATGGTGTGGTGGTGGTCGATGTGGATGGGCAGCTCATCGTGGGCAACCGCCAGGAGCTGAAGCAGAAGGTGCTCGACGAGTTGGAAGGCGGGGAGCGCAAGTTTCTCATCGACTTCTCCAACACCGGCTACATCGATTCGTCCGGCCTGGGCGTGCTCGTGAGCCTGTCGAAGAAGATCCGCGAGCAGGGTGGCGAGCTGCGGCTGGCCAACCTGAACGAGGACCTGCGGACGCTGTTCGAGCTCACCAAGCTCGACACGCTGTTCAACATCGCCGACACTCGCGAAGCGGCCCTCACGGGCTTCTGA